The Caballeronia sp. Lep1P3 genome window below encodes:
- the rpsO gene encoding 30S ribosomal protein S15, which translates to MSVAEIKKSEVVAEYARGANDTGSPEVQVALLTSRINELTIHFKAHTKDHHSRRGLLRMVSRRRKLLDYLKGKDADRYRSLIEKLGLRK; encoded by the coding sequence ATGTCCGTAGCAGAAATCAAGAAGTCCGAAGTCGTCGCTGAATATGCGCGCGGCGCCAACGACACCGGCTCCCCCGAAGTGCAAGTCGCACTGCTCACGAGCCGCATCAACGAACTGACCATCCACTTCAAGGCCCACACGAAGGATCACCACAGCCGCCGCGGTCTGCTGCGCATGGTGAGCCGCCGTCGCAAGCTGCTCGACTACCTGAAGGGCAAGGATGCGGACCGTTATCGCTCGCTGATCGAAAAGCTGGGTCTGCGCAAGTAA
- the pnp gene encoding polyribonucleotide nucleotidyltransferase, with protein MFNKIVKEFKWGQHSVRLETGEIARQASGAVIVDVEDTVVLATVVGAKTAKPGQDFFPLTVDYLEKTYAAGKIPGGFFRREGRPSEGETLISRLIDRPLRPLFPEGFYNEVQVVIHVLSLNPEIPADIPALIGASAALAVSGLPFNGPVGAARVAYINNEYVLNPTRAQMKESALDLVVAGTERAVLMVESEAQQLSEEVMLGAVVFGHDQMQTAIDAIHELVRDGGKPEWDWQPAAKNEALIARVTEIAKPELEAAYQLRNKQARSAKLKEVYASTSAKLAEEAAASGTAAADAATVGNVLFDIEAKIVRTQILNGEPRIDGRDTRTVRPIEIRTGVLPRTHGSALFTRGETQALVIATLGTKGDEQNIDALEGEYRERFMLHYNMPPFATGETGRVGSPKRREIGHGRLAKRALVACLPSADEFGYSIRVVSEITESNGSSSMASVCGGCLALMDAGVPMKAHVAGIAMGLILEGNKFAVLTDILGDEDHLGDMDFKVAGTAQGVTALQMDIKIQGITKEIMQVALAQAKEGRMHILGKMTTAVPGTNTELSEFAPRMITLKINPEKIRDVIGKGGSVIRALTEETNTTIDISDDGVVTIASTSSEGMAEAKKRIENITAEVEVGQVYEGPVLKLLDFGAIVNILPGKDGLLHISEIVNERVKDINDYLKEGQIVKVKVIQTDEKGRVRLSAKALLNEAAQQNEPTQPQQ; from the coding sequence ATGTTTAATAAAATCGTCAAAGAATTTAAGTGGGGACAACACAGCGTCCGCCTGGAAACGGGCGAAATCGCGCGTCAGGCGAGCGGCGCGGTGATCGTCGATGTCGAGGACACCGTCGTGCTCGCGACCGTCGTCGGCGCGAAGACCGCGAAGCCCGGCCAGGACTTTTTCCCGCTGACCGTCGATTATCTCGAGAAGACCTATGCCGCCGGCAAGATCCCGGGCGGCTTTTTCCGTCGCGAAGGCCGTCCGTCGGAAGGCGAAACGCTCATCTCGCGCCTGATCGACCGGCCGCTGCGTCCGCTGTTCCCGGAAGGTTTCTATAACGAAGTGCAGGTCGTCATCCACGTCCTGTCGCTGAATCCGGAAATCCCGGCCGACATTCCCGCGCTGATCGGCGCGTCGGCCGCGCTTGCCGTCTCCGGTCTGCCGTTCAACGGTCCGGTCGGCGCCGCGCGCGTCGCCTACATCAACAACGAGTACGTGCTGAATCCGACGCGCGCGCAGATGAAGGAATCGGCGCTCGATCTCGTCGTCGCGGGCACGGAGCGCGCGGTGCTGATGGTCGAATCCGAAGCGCAGCAGCTTTCCGAAGAAGTGATGCTCGGCGCGGTCGTGTTCGGCCACGATCAGATGCAAACGGCGATCGACGCGATCCACGAACTCGTGCGCGACGGCGGCAAGCCCGAGTGGGACTGGCAGCCGGCTGCGAAGAACGAAGCGCTGATCGCGCGCGTCACCGAAATCGCGAAGCCGGAACTGGAAGCGGCCTATCAGCTGCGCAACAAGCAGGCGCGCTCGGCCAAGCTGAAGGAAGTCTACGCATCGACGTCGGCGAAGCTCGCCGAAGAAGCTGCGGCATCGGGCACGGCAGCGGCGGACGCGGCCACCGTCGGCAACGTCCTCTTCGACATCGAAGCGAAGATCGTTCGCACGCAGATCCTGAACGGCGAGCCGCGCATCGATGGCCGCGACACGCGCACCGTGCGTCCCATCGAAATCCGCACGGGCGTGTTGCCGCGCACCCACGGCTCGGCGCTCTTCACGCGCGGCGAGACGCAGGCGCTCGTCATCGCGACGCTCGGCACGAAGGGCGACGAGCAGAACATCGACGCGCTCGAAGGCGAATATCGCGAGCGCTTCATGCTCCACTACAACATGCCGCCGTTCGCGACGGGCGAAACGGGCCGCGTCGGTTCGCCGAAGCGCCGTGAAATCGGCCACGGACGTCTCGCCAAGCGCGCGCTCGTCGCGTGCCTGCCGAGCGCCGACGAATTCGGCTACTCGATCCGCGTCGTCTCGGAAATCACCGAGTCGAACGGCTCGTCGTCGATGGCTTCGGTGTGCGGCGGCTGTCTCGCGCTGATGGACGCCGGCGTGCCGATGAAGGCGCACGTCGCGGGCATCGCAATGGGCCTGATTCTCGAAGGCAACAAGTTCGCGGTTCTGACCGACATCCTGGGCGACGAAGATCACCTCGGCGACATGGACTTCAAGGTGGCCGGCACGGCGCAAGGCGTGACCGCGCTGCAGATGGACATCAAGATTCAGGGCATCACGAAGGAAATCATGCAGGTCGCGCTCGCGCAGGCGAAGGAAGGCCGCATGCATATTCTCGGCAAGATGACCACCGCCGTGCCGGGCACGAACACCGAACTGTCGGAATTCGCGCCGCGCATGATCACGCTGAAGATCAACCCGGAAAAGATCCGCGACGTGATCGGCAAGGGCGGTTCCGTGATTCGCGCGCTGACCGAAGAGACGAACACGACCATCGACATCTCGGACGACGGCGTCGTGACCATCGCGAGCACGTCGAGCGAGGGCATGGCCGAGGCGAAGAAACGCATCGAGAACATCACGGCGGAAGTGGAAGTGGGTCAGGTCTACGAAGGCCCGGTGCTCAAGCTGCTGGACTTCGGCGCGATCGTGAACATCCTGCCGGGCAAGGACGGTCTCCTGCACATCTCCGAGATCGTCAACGAGCGCGTGAAGGACATCAACGATTACCTGAAGGAAGGCCAGATCGTGAAGGTCAAGGTCATCCAGACGGACGAAAAGGGCCGCGTGCGTTTGTCCGCCAAGGCGCTTCTGAACGAAGCCGCGCAACAGAACGAACCGACGCAGCCGCAGCAGTAA